Sequence from the Longimicrobiaceae bacterium genome:
CAGGATCGGCGCGCTGGACGAAGAGTGCCCAGATCCTGCGGTTACAGAGGTTTTTGGGAAACTGCGGAACCCGGAAGCCTGGGAGATGCTGCAGGCCTACGATGTAGTGGTAGGCACACCGAACAGCGTGAGCCCCGGCGCGCAGGGAGTGGCGGTCCCCCCGGCAGACCTCTTCGACCTAATCCTCGTCGACGAGGCTCACCACAACCGCGCTCCGACTTGGGACAGGCTCCTGTCTGCGTTTCCCGGTGCGAAACAGGTGCATTTCACTGCTACCCCGTTCCGCCGGGACAGGCAGGCAATGCACGGCGATTTCGTCTACACGTATCCATTGAGCGAGGCTTACCGGGATGGGGTGTTCGGAGCGATCCGTTACGTCCCGGTCGAGCCAGCCGGGGAAAGCAGCGACATCGTCATAGCGAAAGCCGCTGAACAAGTATTCAGCCAGGATCAAGCGGCCGGGTTGATCCACCTGGTCATGGTACGCACCGATTCCCGGCAGCGCGCCGACACCTTGAGGGAGGTTTATGCCAGCAACACTGGCTTGAACCTTCGGATCGTCCACAGCGGCCTTTCTCCCAAGGTGGTCAAGCGCACGATCGAGCAGCTACGGAAGTCGGAATTGGATGGGGTGATCTGCGTCGACATGCTCGGGGAGGGGTTCGACCTGCCCACCCTGAAGATCGCTGCGATCCACGTACCGCATCGTTCGCTCGCGGTCACATTGCAGTTCATCGGCCGCTTTGCCCGAACGGAGGCGGAGGAGAAGATCGGCGAGGCAAAGTTCGTCGCCGTCCCCTCAGAGATAGAAATCGAGCGGGAGAAGCTGTTCGAAGAATCAGCGACCTGGCAGCAGATCGTCACCAACCTGAGCGAGGGGCGGATCACGGAGGAAGTCGAGATGCGCGAGCAGATCGCAACCTTCACCCAATCAGCCAGGCCCGAGCTCGATTACCGCGACGTCTCGCTGCACGCGCTCCGGCCGTTCAATCATCTGAAGATCTTCCAGGTGAATCGGCCGGCGGAGGACATCGACATGGAAGCGGATCTGGACCTGCCGCCTCCGTTCGAAGTCGTGCACCGCCAGACAAGCGAGGAATTGAGTGCGACGGTTTTCATTACTCGCGCGGAGACCAGTCCACGCTGGACCAGCCTCGAGGCCTTTTCGACGGTGGAGCATGACCTGTTCGTGGTCTATCACCACTCAGAGAGCAATCTCCTGTTCATTCATTGCTCTCGGTCAACAGCGAGCCTGTACGAACATGTCGCGGCGAGCTTCACGGGCAGGGTACACCGGATTCTGCCGCTCACCAAGGTGAACCGGGTGCTCGCCACGCTCACGGACCTCGAATTCTACAACATCGGGATGCGAAGGCGCGCCCTGCATGCCAATGCCGAGTCCTACCGTATAGGCGCCGGCTCGGCCATGCAAAACGCGATCAGCCGTACAGACGGGGTCATGTACCACCGCGGACACGTCGTCGGGGCCGGCGTGGATTCGAAGGGACGTCGCGAGAACATCGGGTACAGCTCCGCCTCGAAGGTATGGAGCAGCCGGCACACACTGATCCCCCAGCTGGTCGGGTGGGCCCGAGTGCTCGCCTGGCGAATCCAGAATCACCGGGACGTGGTCACCGACTCGGGGCTCGACTATCTCGATACGGGTGAAGAAATCCATGCCTTCCCCGACGAGGGAATCATTGCGGTGGATTGGCCTCGCGACGTGTACATGCGTCCCCGCCGCCTCAAGCATTTAGACACGGGGGCGGAGGTGCCGATCCTCGACGTGGATCTCGGCATCGATGTCGACGCCACGCGGAATGGGTGCATTCGCCTCACGCTCGCCGGCCGGGGCGTGAACCTCGCGCTCGAATACTCGCTGACTTCGGACGGTGCCCGATTCGCTCTCGTGGAGAATCCTCCGGAGGAGTACGTGGTGATCGTCGGCCGGGACGACCTGACTCTCCCCGATTACTTCCAGGAGCATCCACCTCGGGTATTCCTTGCGGATTTTTCGGTGATCGACGGTGGGCAGCTCTTTCGGACACCTCCGGTGCTTGCGCCCTTCGATCCCTCGCGGGTGGAGGCGATCCAATGGACCGTGCTCGGAGTGAACATCCGGAAGGAGTTCTACGAGGAGGGCGATAAACGGGATGGTCACTCGATCCACGATTACCTTGCCGCCTACCTGCCGGCCCAAGACGAGGAGGTCGTGTTTTATGACCATGGCACGGGTGAGATGGCGGATTTCGTGACCTTCACGCGCTCGCCTGCAGGGGTGGTAATCCGGTTCTATCATTGCAAGGCATCGCACGGGGAGATCCCAGGCTCAAGAGTCGCCGATGCCTACGAGGTGGCGAGCCAAGTTGTGAAGTCCGTGATCTGGCTCCGCGGCGCCGCGAGGATACTGTCTCAGGTGAACCGCCGTGAGCGAGAGGTGGAAGGGTCGTGCTTCCTCAAGGGAGACCGCAGTCTGCTGAAGGAAGTGCTCAATGAAAGCCGGAATGCGGGACTGAGGTACGAGATGGTCCTCGTTCAGCCCGGGATCTCTCGTCTGAAAATGAAGGACAACGTCGCCACCGTGCTGGCGGCGGCGGACCGCTTCATCATCAATCACAACTGCGAAGGGCTGCGGATCTGGGGATCTGAGTAACCAGACGATTGGCAAAATCGGGGCGCTTTGTAGACGAGGCGCACATCGGACCAGCGGATTCCGTTTATAGAGGGTGTGAGGCCGACCGGCCCCACACCCTCACCTTTTTGGAGACCGAAGATGACCAGCAAGGCAGCGGAAGGGAAGCCGGAGCACCCCGGGCGCGGGAACGATGAGATCGTCATCCACATCGACAAGGAGCCGTACAAGGTGACGCGCTCCGAGATGACGGTCCGTGAGCTCCTGGCGCTCGCGGGCGAGGAGCCGTCGGAGACCAGCTTGGTGCTCCGGCACGGCAACGAGCAGCAGAAGTACAGCAGCCTCGACGAGGTGGTGCCCCTGCGCAACGGGATGCACTTCGTCGTCTATCACAACACCCCGACGACCGTGTCCTGATGTACGGGCCCGAGCGTCTCCTGCGGGACCTGGGGGAGATAGGCTACGAGGTGGAGCGGGTGACCGGCGCGGACGGCAACGTCTACGCGGTCATCCGCGGCTTCGTGGTCCCGGTGGGCCGGTTCGCGGACCGGGTGATCGACCTGGGGCTGCTGGCGCCCCCGGACTATCCCCGGAACGTCGGCTCGTCCATCCACGTCCGCGCCACACCGCAGCTCCTGGAGTACGGCTCCGTTCCCGGCGTCCGCAACATCATCCAGAGCGGACTGGGCCCGGAGTGGCGCTACTGGAGCCACAACTTCGGGTGGGGGGCCGGCGAGCGGTCCACCCGCCGCCTCCTGTCGCAGATCAACAGGATCTTCGCCCATGCCTGAGAAAACGCTTCCGCAGGACCTGAGTGTCGCCCTCGCCGGCGACTTGGACGCGGCGATGGCCGCACACCTGATCCGCGAGGACCGGGAGGAGGACCTCCTCTTCGCCCTCTGGACGCCCTCAGAGGGATCCTCGCGGCTCACCGCCCTGGTGCAGACCCCGCTCTTCCCCCGCGAGGGGGAGCGCCAGCGCCATGGCAACGCCAGCTTCAATCCCGAGTACTTCGAGCGCGTCGCGAGCGAAGCCGTGGCCGAAGGGTGTGGGATCGCCTTCCTCCACAGTCACCCCGGACCGGGCTGGCAAGGGATGAGCCCGGACGATATCCGGGCGGAGCTCCGGATGGCCGGGGCCGCCCTGGCCCTGACCGACCTGCCCCTGCTCGGGATGACGGTGGGGAGCGACGGGGCCTGGAGCGCCCGCATGTGGGAGCACACCGGGCGGAAGGAGTACGAGCGTCGCTGGTGCCGCTCGGTGCGTGTCTCCGGGGAGTTGCTGCGGGTGAGCTTCGCCGACCACCTCGTCCGCCCTCCGCGCTGGCGGGAGGAATTCAGACGCACGGTGACGGTCTGGGGCGAGGAAGCGCACGCCACGCTGGCCCGGCTCCGGGTGGGGATCGTCGGGCTCGGGAGCGTGGGGAGCATCGTCGCCGAGGCGCTCGCCCGGATGGGGATCGAGCGGTTCGTGCTCATCGACTTCGACGAGGTCCAGCGCCACAATCTGGACCGGCTGCTCGGGGCGACCCGGCGCGACCTCGGGCGTCTCAAGGTGGACGTGGCAGCCCGACAGATCCGGCGTGCGGCAACCGCCGCGCGGGTGAGCGTCCGCCGCGTGGCCGCAGCCGTCACGGAGGAGGAAGGCTACCGGACTGCCCTGGACTGCGACGTGATCTTCTCTTGCGTGGACCGGCCGTGGCCGCGCCAGGTCCTGAATCACGTGGCTTACGCGCACCTGATCCCGGTGATCGACGGGGGAATCCAGGTGCGCTTCAGGCGCGGCAGGTTCACCGGGGCCGACTGGCAGGTGCAGACGGTCGGGCCGGGGCGAACGTGCCTGGAGTGCCTGGGGGCGTACAACCGCGGCGACGCGGCCACGGAGCGGGAGGGGAAACTGGACGACCCATCCTACCTGGCGGGGCTGCCCGCCGACCACCGCTTCAAGCGCAACGAAAACGTCTTCCCCTTCAGCGCCAACCTGGCCTCTCTGGAGGTGCTGCACCTCGTCGCGCTGGCCACGGGCACCCGCGGGATCGAGGCCGGCGTCCAGCGGTTCAGAACCATGCCCGGCGTGCTCGACCGCGTCGACGTGCCCTCCTGCTCCCCGGAGTGCGACACGGCCTCGCTGGTTGCCCAGGGAGACCGGCACTTCGCGCTTTACGGGCACGATCACTCTGCTGCGGAGGCCCGGAGCCGACAGGGTGCAGCGGCTCCGCCGACGGTGGGATGAGGGCCGTTGCAGCGCCGCCCGGAGTTGCCTGCGACCGGGGGGCCTGTAGGGCACTGCGCCGGCGGGAGCCAGTATACAAGGAATCCTCTACCGCGTCGTGGAGAAAAACAGGAGGCCACCGGGGCCTCCTGTTTTCATGGCTGCGGACCGAGAAGGGGTGAACACTACCCCAGCATCCTGCCTATGTACTCGTCACCAGCTTGGTGAATGACCCGGTACTCCGCAGCCAGGTCCTCCCACGTCAGCTCCTCGGCGCCCGGGATCTCCTCGCGCCGGGTGGATGTGAGGATGTACCCGCCCATCTCGATGCGTCGGTCCCGGAATGCGGGCTCCCCGCTCATCTCATCCAGCTTCTTCAGCGCCTCGATCTTGCTCCTGTTCGGGTAGCCGAGCCCGTGGTGGTGCATCCCGTGCGGCTCGACGAACAGGATGCGCGTGTGGCCGGTGGCCTCGTCGTGAAGCCAGACGATGAAATCGGGGAAGAAGCTGCTGCGCTGGAAGAAACCCACACCGCGGTGCGCCGGGTTGCGCAGCAGGTAGAGCGTGGTCCCGGCGCGGTTCAAAAGGGTCCTTGCCCGCCGCGCCGGGCTCCGGCCGCACCAGGTCGCCCTTGAGGCGTGTGACCTCCTTCGCGCCAAGCTCCGCGTACAGCCAGCGGTTGAGGCCCAGCGAGTGCTCCAGCTTCATTCGGGGACGCGCTCCGGGTCGATGCCGCGCTCGCGGAGAACGGCTTCCAGCGATTCGAGCAGGCGGGGAAGGTCGTTCTCGATCGCGTCCCCACGATCTGCAGGTCCAGCCCCCTGTACCCGTGGATCAGCACGTTGCGGAAGCCGATGATCTTGCTCCAGGGGATCTCGGGATGGCGGTCGCGGACCTCCGCTGGAACCCGGGTCGCGGCCTCGCCGACGATCTCGAAGTTCCGGATCACCGCGTCCCGGAGGATCCGGTCCTCCAACAGCCGCCCCCGCTCCCCCGCGGTGTACGCGAGAATTCGCCGTCCGTACTGGAGCATGTCGGCGAGGTAGACCTCCGCTCTCTTGCTCACAGTGGCTCCGCCTCCGCCAGGACGTCGTCGCGGATGAGCCAGTGCAACGTCGTGTCCTCCGCCACGTCCACCCGCCGGCCGAGCAACTCGGTCAGGTCGTACACGAAGCCGCCGAGGTCGAAGAGCGATCTCCCCTTCTCCATCTTGATGAGCAGGTCCACGTCGCTCTCCGGCGTGGCGTCGCCGTGCAGGAGCGAGCCGAAGATCCGGATGTCGTAGACCCCGTATCTATCCGCGATCTCCAGGATCTCCTCCCGCCGTGCGCGCAGATCCTCAAGCGTAGGTGTCGCGATCATGGGTTCTACTCCTCCTCGATCAGCCGCTTGAAGACGGGGTCCAGCGAGTGCACGCCGGGGATGGCGCTGTCGCCGTTGATCAGCACCTCGTCGTACCCCGGATGCGCGGCTCCATGAAGCGGTGCTCCACCTCCAGCCCCTGGACCAGGTCGAAGATCTCCACCAGGTCCACCCGGCGGTTCGGGCTGAGGCACGGTGCGGATGTTCGACGTCTTCGGGTGAGCTGATCACGGGGGAAGGACATTCTAACGTCCCGGGCGAGTTTCCGCAGGGGCGAGGGCGAGACACGAAATACAACCGGGGGTCCCACGGCACCCCCGGTGCAATGCTGGACGTGGCGGAACGCGTCCTTCCAAGACACGGCCGGGGCTGCATCACGTCCCCTGACGCAGAGTGACACCCTTACACGCGACGAACCCCCCCCGGCCCTACCACGGAGAAGGGCGGAGGGGGTTCGTCTCTGTGCCGCGAAGCCGTGCTCGCGTCCGATCGCAGCGAGATGGCTACTGGTCGCGCGGCTCTTCCGTCGGAAGCCCGGCGTCTTTCCACGCCTGCGTGCCCCCCTCGACGTACGCGACATCCGTGAAGCCCATTTCCTTCAGCGTCTTCGCGCTGATCGCAGCCATGGGCCCTGCGTCGCAAATCGTCACTACCGTACGGGAGCGGTCTTGGAGGCGCGGATCGCGGAATTCTTCAGGCAGTTCCTGATCGGCGCGGAGGGGCAACGTTCCGGCCGAGATCGGTGCGGCACTGGCGGCCATCCCGGTTTCTCGAATGCGAGAGAGATCGCGCACGTCGACGAGTACGGCGTTTGGGTCGTCCCGGAGCCGCCGCTGAGCCTCTTCGGGACTGAGCGATGGCACTTCCGCCATCGCGTCGGAAGCCATCTGCATGAAGGTCTTCGCCATGAGCACTCTACGAATGAGGGTAGGAGAACGATCGGCCGGGACGGAAATCTGTACGACCGCTGCACCACGCCTTCCGCTCGTGCAGAAGTCGACATCCACGCTCGGAGCCAGCGGAAGCGTGGGCGCCCCGGAGAATCCTCTGTTAGCAGCTGGAGTTGGCGACCGCGCGGAACATCCCCTCGTTACCCTGCGGCGCAGCGCGCATCATGGCGATATCGAACATGTGCACGCCATTCACCATGTTGAGCGCGCCGACGCCCGCAGCCGGTGCAGCGTCGCACTTCTGCGGCTCTCCGGAGGCTCGATTCGCCGACGCGGCCGTTGGGAGGAGGGAGGAGGTCGGACCCACCGGGTCCGAGCACCCGGTGAGCAACAGGGTGGCAGCGAGTGCAAACGCGGGACGGGCGGAGAGACGGAGCATCATCGACCTCCTGGGAGTAGAGTGTCCGGCAGACGCGCCGGTGGCGTTCTCCTCGACAGCCGGACGGCCTCGGGAACCGAGGCTCTCATGCTTTGCGGACCGGTGAAGGAGTCCGGCGAACTGTCGCTTCATGCGTGCCTCCGTGGGCGGGATGGAGAGAGGAGCCGGGCCTGGCGCCGAACGAGGCGGGTTGCCCGAGGAACCGTGCACGCCTAAGATGATCCGGGGGGGTCTCCCAACTCTCTCCCCAGAGTCTCCCCGTCCGTCGGACGCTCCCCCGCGACCTTTCCATGCTGTATCTCCAGCTCCTGGGTGGCCTCTCCGCCCGCCTGAATGAGGAGTCTCTCTCGGGCCGCGCAACCCAGCGCAAGCGGCTGGCGTTGCTCGCGCTCCTCGCCACGACACCGCAGCGGTCGATGAGCCGGGCCAAGCTGGTCGGCCTGCTGTGGTCCGAGAGCGAGAGCGAGCGTGCGCGGCACCAGCTCACGACCGCCGCCTACGACCTGCGGCGGGCGCTCGGAGAGGGCGTCTTGATCTCCACGCCCGAGGAGCTGCGGCTGAGCGGGTCGGGCATATCGTGCGACCTGTGGGAATACGAGGAGGCGCTCCGCCGGTGCGACCGGGAGCGGGCGGCGAGCCTCTACGCGGGAGCGTTCCTGGATGGCTTCTTCCTCACCGACGCACCCGAGTTCGAGCGCTGGGTGGATGCGGAGCGGGATCGGCTCGCCCGCAGCTACGCACAGACGCTGGAGCGCCTCGCGGAAGAGATGGAGAGGCAGGGAAACGTTCAGGACGCAACGCTGTGGTGGCAGCACCTCGCAGCCCACGACCCCTACAGCTCCCGCGTCGCGCTCCGCTGTATGCGGAGCTTGATCGCGGCGGGAGATCCGGGCGGAGCGCTTCAGCACGCGCGAACTCATGCCTCGCGCCTGCGGCGCGAGCTGGAGGTGGAGCCCGATTCCGAACTGCTCCATCTCGCGTCCCGGCTCCGCTCGGAGCGGCCCCAGGAGCCGGAGCGCACGGACGAGACTGAAGCCGCCCGCGCCGACAATTCAGCTATGGCGGCAGTCTCCCCGGCCGGTACGGCTGTCTCGGGGGTGCGAGATCAGTCAACGACGACTTCGGATGCCCCTCGAGAGATTCCTGCACCGTCTCCGACCCTCAGTCGCAGATCTCGCGGGCTACTCTCCCTGGTGCTCAGCGGGATTGCCGTTCTCCTCATTGTTACTGGAGTACGGCGGCTCGGGGGGGATCGACTACTGTCGGAGGAGGCGAGCGAGGCCGTAGCCAGCGAGGCAGTCGACCCGCGCGCACGCGAGTTGTACCTCCGGGGCCGGATGGCCTGGAGCGAGCGATCGCGCCAGGGGCTGGAGCAATCGGTGGTGCTGTTTCGTCAGGCCGTGGAGCGGGACCCCACCTTCGCCCTCGCCTGGGCCGGTCTGGCGGATGCGTACGTGATTCTGGGCTATCTTGGTCTGGGTCCCCCGGCGGTGATGTTTCCCAAGGGCAAGGCGGCGGCGCTTCGTGCACTGGAGCTGGACTCGAACCTGGCCGCTGCCTATGCACCCCTCGGTCAAGCTCTCGTGTGGGAGCGGAAGTGGACGGACGCGGAGCGGGCGTTCCAGCGCGCGATCGAGCTGGACCCGAGCCACGCGACGGCCCACCAGTGGTACGGCCTCCTGATGGTCCCGCTAGGACGGCCCGAGGAGGCAGTGGTCCTTACGCGCCGCGCCAGCGAGCTGGACCCGCTCTCACGCCAGATCAGCAACACCTACGGCATGGTGCTCCACTACGCGGGACACTCGGACCAAGCGCGCGAGCACTACCGGCAGACGATCCATGCGGAGCCGGACTCCGCGTGGATCCGGCAGAACCCGTGGCTGCTCTCCAACGCGAGCCGCGTCTATACGGCATTGGGCGAGTACGCGGAGTCGATCCGGCTCCTGGAGCTGGCACTCAGGGTCGTCCCCTCCCACCCTCGACCGCTGGCCGACCTGGCCTATGCGCATGCGGCGAGCGGAGATCGTGCAAAGGCGCTCCAGGTGTTTGCGAGGGCGGATACCGCCAACCCGCAGTACGCCTACTTCCGCGCCTCCGTCTTCGCGGTCCTCGGCGAACGGGACTCGGCGTTCTCTTGGCTGGAGCGCATCGAGGAGTGGGGTCCCTCTCCCGTCGGGGAGCTTCGCATGGACCCGCGGATGGAGCCGATCCGCTCCGATCCGAGGTACGTGGCGCTACTCACCCGACTCGGGTTATCCCCTACGGGCGACCGAAGGGCGATGGGACGGAATGACTCCGCATCGGCCCCGGTCGTAGCGCAATGAAGCCCCGGAAGCTATGCTCGCGGGACATTCTCTACTGCCGCCGATGGCTGTGTCAACCTGGGCCATGCATGCGCTGCGCCGGAGCGGATCCACACGGACAGACTCGGCAGCTACGCGGCCGCGATTCGCCGCATCCCTGAGCTGGCCGGAGTCGATCACCAGCAGGTGCGCTCCGCAATGCGCTGCAACAATCGAGTAGAGCAGG
This genomic interval carries:
- a CDS encoding DEAD/DEAH box helicase family protein — encoded protein: MPSPDTAALEVLLAQLERAWEEQGDAQLVEALAAAHPGYADELYAFFDALVSEDDPLPDGVGAAAVRGTLAWLRDGGHEELADIARQESSGATPRLEISDEVGFGRRSYFKEHYLRLRYPVAEDGRLGLRRAQLGAIHAINSHFTLREEPAVVVMPTGSGKTAVLMMAAFGLRARRVLVVTPSVLVRNQIAESFASLSTLRRIGALDEECPDPAVTEVFGKLRNPEAWEMLQAYDVVVGTPNSVSPGAQGVAVPPADLFDLILVDEAHHNRAPTWDRLLSAFPGAKQVHFTATPFRRDRQAMHGDFVYTYPLSEAYRDGVFGAIRYVPVEPAGESSDIVIAKAAEQVFSQDQAAGLIHLVMVRTDSRQRADTLREVYASNTGLNLRIVHSGLSPKVVKRTIEQLRKSELDGVICVDMLGEGFDLPTLKIAAIHVPHRSLAVTLQFIGRFARTEAEEKIGEAKFVAVPSEIEIEREKLFEESATWQQIVTNLSEGRITEEVEMREQIATFTQSARPELDYRDVSLHALRPFNHLKIFQVNRPAEDIDMEADLDLPPPFEVVHRQTSEELSATVFITRAETSPRWTSLEAFSTVEHDLFVVYHHSESNLLFIHCSRSTASLYEHVAASFTGRVHRILPLTKVNRVLATLTDLEFYNIGMRRRALHANAESYRIGAGSAMQNAISRTDGVMYHRGHVVGAGVDSKGRRENIGYSSASKVWSSRHTLIPQLVGWARVLAWRIQNHRDVVTDSGLDYLDTGEEIHAFPDEGIIAVDWPRDVYMRPRRLKHLDTGAEVPILDVDLGIDVDATRNGCIRLTLAGRGVNLALEYSLTSDGARFALVENPPEEYVVIVGRDDLTLPDYFQEHPPRVFLADFSVIDGGQLFRTPPVLAPFDPSRVEAIQWTVLGVNIRKEFYEEGDKRDGHSIHDYLAAYLPAQDEEVVFYDHGTGEMADFVTFTRSPAGVVIRFYHCKASHGEIPGSRVADAYEVASQVVKSVIWLRGAARILSQVNRREREVEGSCFLKGDRSLLKEVLNESRNAGLRYEMVLVQPGISRLKMKDNVATVLAAADRFIINHNCEGLRIWGSE
- a CDS encoding multiubiquitin domain-containing protein, translated to MTSKAAEGKPEHPGRGNDEIVIHIDKEPYKVTRSEMTVRELLALAGEEPSETSLVLRHGNEQQKYSSLDEVVPLRNGMHFVVYHNTPTTVS
- a CDS encoding E2/UBC family protein, translated to MYGPERLLRDLGEIGYEVERVTGADGNVYAVIRGFVVPVGRFADRVIDLGLLAPPDYPRNVGSSIHVRATPQLLEYGSVPGVRNIIQSGLGPEWRYWSHNFGWGAGERSTRRLLSQINRIFAHA
- a CDS encoding ThiF family adenylyltransferase; this translates as MPEKTLPQDLSVALAGDLDAAMAAHLIREDREEDLLFALWTPSEGSSRLTALVQTPLFPREGERQRHGNASFNPEYFERVASEAVAEGCGIAFLHSHPGPGWQGMSPDDIRAELRMAGAALALTDLPLLGMTVGSDGAWSARMWEHTGRKEYERRWCRSVRVSGELLRVSFADHLVRPPRWREEFRRTVTVWGEEAHATLARLRVGIVGLGSVGSIVAEALARMGIERFVLIDFDEVQRHNLDRLLGATRRDLGRLKVDVAARQIRRAATAARVSVRRVAAAVTEEEGYRTALDCDVIFSCVDRPWPRQVLNHVAYAHLIPVIDGGIQVRFRRGRFTGADWQVQTVGPGRTCLECLGAYNRGDAATEREGKLDDPSYLAGLPADHRFKRNENVFPFSANLASLEVLHLVALATGTRGIEAGVQRFRTMPGVLDRVDVPSCSPECDTASLVAQGDRHFALYGHDHSAAEARSRQGAAAPPTVG
- a CDS encoding nucleotidyltransferase family protein, translating into MIATPTLEDLRARREEILEIADRYGVYDIRIFGSLLHGDATPESDVDLLIKMEKGRSLFDLGGFVYDLTELLGRRVDVAEDTTLHWLIRDDVLAEAEPL
- a CDS encoding rhodanese-like domain-containing protein; translated protein: MAKTFMQMASDAMAEVPSLSPEEAQRRLRDDPNAVLVDVRDLSRIRETGMAASAAPISAGTLPLRADQELPEEFRDPRLQDRSRTVVTICDAGPMAAISAKTLKEMGFTDVAYVEGGTQAWKDAGLPTEEPRDQ
- a CDS encoding tetratricopeptide repeat protein, giving the protein MSRAKLVGLLWSESESERARHQLTTAAYDLRRALGEGVLISTPEELRLSGSGISCDLWEYEEALRRCDRERAASLYAGAFLDGFFLTDAPEFERWVDAERDRLARSYAQTLERLAEEMERQGNVQDATLWWQHLAAHDPYSSRVALRCMRSLIAAGDPGGALQHARTHASRLRRELEVEPDSELLHLASRLRSERPQEPERTDETEAARADNSAMAAVSPAGTAVSGVRDQSTTTSDAPREIPAPSPTLSRRSRGLLSLVLSGIAVLLIVTGVRRLGGDRLLSEEASEAVASEAVDPRARELYLRGRMAWSERSRQGLEQSVVLFRQAVERDPTFALAWAGLADAYVILGYLGLGPPAVMFPKGKAAALRALELDSNLAAAYAPLGQALVWERKWTDAERAFQRAIELDPSHATAHQWYGLLMVPLGRPEEAVVLTRRASELDPLSRQISNTYGMVLHYAGHSDQAREHYRQTIHAEPDSAWIRQNPWLLSNASRVYTALGEYAESIRLLELALRVVPSHPRPLADLAYAHAASGDRAKALQVFARADTANPQYAYFRASVFAVLGERDSAFSWLERIEEWGPSPVGELRMDPRMEPIRSDPRYVALLTRLGLSPTGDRRAMGRNDSASAPVVAQ